The following proteins come from a genomic window of Edaphobacter sp. 4G125:
- a CDS encoding GH92 family glycosyl hydrolase: MRFYSVWPVLRNILGLSVLVTSLTMASSAQPQDAVSWVNPYIGTGDGPIGYGGTMPFVTPPFGMTNWTAQTRQNRLSVVSYEYSDTAIQGFMGTHQPAIWMGDYGYVTVVPQVGELETTPEARQMRFTHTDEIARPDYYSVWMTAKDGGRIRAEMTATERCAYMRFTFPKGSNGRVLVEASRPGIAGEAKFDATKHEITGYNPDRIDRNLGPFALPNFKGYFVVEFRKAWHDAKTYGMDSAGAHGAYADFASGEVVEVRVGTSFLSIDQARKNLRHEIPSWDFDAVQKKLRSTWNDKLSRVSVEGATDDQKKIVYTGLYHALLYPRIFSEYGRYYSAFDDKIHEGESYTAYSIWDTFRAENSLLTLLAPERIPGMITALLQNYKEGGWMPKWPNPSYTNIMIGTHADSLVAEAINKGFTGFDRKTAWDAVYKDAMVPPDGDTTRRWLDREPHTPYEARGGLTYYKQLGYIPTDKTDEASSRTIEDSYDDWCVAQVAKALGREKDYEFFLKRSLNYKNLYNPALGLMNGRTSDGKWAPIGGTRDTPGNRSVSGWTEGDAWVYTWASLHDLGGLKNLMGGAEKYNAKLDQHFAGGHNKHSNEPSHHYGYLYDYSGQPWKTQAKVREIANAEYANKPSGIDGDDDCGQMSAWYLFTAMGFYPVNPASGDYMIGSPMFGKMSLRLANGKTFTVIAKNNSSTNLYIQSATLNGKSLDKPVLTYNQIMQGSTVEFVMGPQPSKWASQWEPKAIAVK, translated from the coding sequence ATGCGTTTTTATTCGGTGTGGCCTGTCCTGCGTAACATTCTGGGACTCTCTGTTCTGGTTACATCTCTCACCATGGCCTCGTCTGCACAGCCGCAGGATGCTGTCTCGTGGGTAAATCCGTACATCGGCACAGGCGACGGACCGATCGGTTATGGCGGCACCATGCCTTTTGTGACTCCGCCGTTCGGGATGACGAACTGGACCGCTCAGACACGGCAGAATCGCCTCAGCGTGGTCAGCTACGAGTACTCAGACACAGCGATTCAGGGGTTCATGGGAACACATCAGCCCGCGATCTGGATGGGGGACTACGGCTACGTGACAGTAGTTCCGCAGGTGGGTGAGTTGGAGACGACTCCCGAGGCGCGGCAAATGCGCTTTACCCACACTGACGAGATTGCGCGGCCCGACTACTACTCCGTATGGATGACCGCAAAAGACGGTGGACGTATCCGCGCCGAGATGACTGCAACGGAGCGTTGCGCTTACATGCGGTTCACCTTCCCGAAAGGCTCAAATGGGCGCGTTCTGGTGGAGGCCTCGCGACCTGGTATTGCAGGCGAGGCAAAGTTTGATGCGACCAAGCATGAGATTACGGGCTACAACCCGGACCGCATCGACCGCAACCTGGGGCCTTTTGCTCTGCCCAACTTCAAAGGTTACTTCGTCGTCGAGTTTCGCAAGGCATGGCACGATGCCAAGACCTATGGAATGGATAGTGCTGGCGCGCACGGAGCCTATGCCGATTTCGCTTCGGGCGAGGTCGTCGAAGTGCGTGTAGGCACATCGTTCCTGAGCATCGATCAGGCACGCAAAAACCTGCGGCACGAGATTCCCTCCTGGGACTTCGATGCCGTACAGAAAAAGTTGCGTTCCACCTGGAACGATAAGCTGAGCCGCGTGAGCGTAGAGGGTGCAACCGACGACCAGAAGAAGATCGTGTACACCGGGCTGTACCACGCGTTGCTGTATCCGCGCATCTTCTCTGAGTATGGTCGTTACTACTCGGCCTTTGACGACAAGATTCACGAAGGTGAGTCCTACACGGCTTACTCGATCTGGGACACCTTCCGCGCCGAGAATAGCCTGCTGACCCTGCTGGCTCCGGAACGCATCCCCGGCATGATCACGGCGCTGCTCCAGAACTACAAAGAAGGCGGATGGATGCCGAAGTGGCCGAACCCCTCCTACACGAACATCATGATCGGCACGCATGCCGACTCTCTGGTAGCCGAAGCGATCAACAAAGGGTTTACCGGCTTCGATCGCAAGACCGCGTGGGACGCTGTCTACAAAGATGCGATGGTTCCTCCTGATGGCGACACGACACGACGCTGGCTCGACCGCGAGCCGCACACACCTTATGAGGCGCGCGGCGGACTGACCTACTACAAACAACTTGGCTATATCCCCACGGACAAGACCGACGAGGCTTCTTCACGCACCATCGAAGACAGCTACGATGATTGGTGCGTTGCACAGGTTGCTAAAGCGTTGGGGCGCGAGAAAGATTACGAGTTCTTCCTGAAGCGCTCTCTGAACTATAAGAATCTCTACAATCCCGCGTTGGGGCTAATGAACGGCAGGACCTCCGACGGCAAGTGGGCTCCCATTGGAGGTACGCGAGACACACCAGGGAATCGCTCTGTCTCTGGATGGACAGAAGGCGATGCGTGGGTCTACACCTGGGCTTCGTTGCACGATCTCGGCGGGCTGAAGAATCTGATGGGCGGCGCAGAAAAATACAACGCAAAGCTCGATCAGCACTTCGCAGGCGGTCACAACAAGCATTCCAACGAACCCAGTCATCACTATGGTTATCTGTACGACTACAGTGGACAACCATGGAAGACACAGGCCAAGGTGCGCGAGATCGCCAACGCTGAGTACGCAAACAAGCCCTCGGGCATCGATGGCGACGACGATTGCGGGCAGATGTCGGCCTGGTATCTCTTTACTGCGATGGGCTTCTACCCTGTGAACCCTGCGAGCGGGGATTACATGATTGGTAGCCCAATGTTTGGAAAGATGTCGTTGCGGCTGGCGAATGGAAAGACCTTCACAGTAATCGCAAAGAATAATAGCTCTACAAATCTCTATATTCAGTCCGCAACACTCAATGGAAAATCGTTGGACAAACCAGTCCTGACCTACAACCAGATTATGCAGGGATCGACCGTTGAGTTCGTAATGGGACCACAACCTTCCAAATGGGCCAGCCAGTGGGAGCCGAAAGCGATCGCAGTCAAATAG